The stretch of DNA ACAAGCATTTTTGTTCCTCATTCCTGGAGGGTTAATTTCTATTGCCACCGGATATCTGTTTGGGCCAGTCATAGGCACGATTATTAACCTCACTGGCACATTGATAGGAACAACCATTCTCTTCATAGTAACAAGAAAATTAGGAAAACATGTACTCCACCATTGGCTTGATCCTGTTGAGATTCAACATGTGCACCATTATTTCCATCATAAAGGAAAAATTGTTTTTTTCTCCGCACGTCTCATTCCTCTATTTCCTAATGAAATTGTAACGGTTATCGGAGCACTCTCAGGTGCACGGTTCCGTGATTTTCTTTTCTTTTCCTTTCTCGGTTTCTTACCTTCAACCGTTCTGTTTAATGTCTTTGGCAGCGAGCTCTCGAAAGGCACCATGACTCCCCTTATCTTTATCCTTGGTGCATGCCTGGTTATTACTAGTATAATCTATCTTCTTCGACACAAACTCAAACTGCTTCTGATTAAGGAAATTCGTATGTTGGAAGGAAAAAAGGGTTACCCTTAAGATAA from Candidatus Woesearchaeota archaeon encodes:
- a CDS encoding TVP38/TMEM64 family protein, which encodes MERGMASPTTQPLISKKHQVEIGILITLVLLLSLVSNFFEARLEDSIFSDPTTFKEFVSEFGILAPLIIMLLFVLQAFLFLIPGGLISIATGYLFGPVIGTIINLTGTLIGTTILFIVTRKLGKHVLHHWLDPVEIQHVHHYFHHKGKIVFFSARLIPLFPNEIVTVIGALSGARFRDFLFFSFLGFLPSTVLFNVFGSELSKGTMTPLIFILGACLVITSIIYLLRHKLKLLLIKEIRMLEGKKGYP